One genomic window of Stieleria sp. JC731 includes the following:
- a CDS encoding c-type cytochrome encodes MQNHDRKLLIWIGLMLVSVVSQEALGDDGLGQEIGNAESGYRFLTETAVLPSDFHQSTFDQLWKSWPEPLRDRAAAAAEDERRKMAYKRYGLTTRPNDDSGKPLQYVVDAEGNWTMNCFSCHGGSVYGTPTPGAPNNRYALQSLTEELTKTKSKLGLFPGRMELGALFIPLGTTNGTTNAVVFGMGLMNGRDSELNVVRKLPASFTHHDMDAPPWWYFHKRPSIYIDGFAAKGHRALMQFTLVPENGPKFYRDNEDNFRDVYAYLSSLRPPKYTGSIDQRLAEQGRAVFNSNCAECHGTYGKDWTYPNRCVPIDEVQTDPVRLKALTVEGRRRYAQSWFAHAGEPEQHETVLSPVGYVAPPLDGIWASAPYLHNGSVPTLWHLLHPKERPGVWRPASEALDSERVGLTVEIVDGVPGDLDDPVRRRSYFDTSVFGKSGKGHNYPDLLTEEEKRAVLEYLKTL; translated from the coding sequence ATGCAAAACCACGATCGAAAACTTCTGATCTGGATCGGATTGATGCTGGTGTCTGTCGTCTCACAGGAGGCTTTGGGGGATGACGGGCTTGGCCAGGAAATTGGGAATGCGGAATCGGGCTACCGATTTTTGACCGAAACGGCCGTCCTGCCGAGTGATTTTCATCAATCAACGTTCGACCAGCTATGGAAGTCCTGGCCCGAGCCGTTGCGTGATCGTGCCGCCGCTGCCGCAGAAGACGAGCGTCGAAAGATGGCCTACAAGCGATACGGGCTAACCACTCGTCCCAACGACGATTCGGGTAAGCCGCTGCAGTATGTTGTTGACGCCGAAGGCAATTGGACGATGAATTGCTTTTCTTGTCATGGCGGTAGCGTCTATGGCACGCCGACCCCCGGTGCTCCAAACAACCGTTATGCGCTACAGTCGCTGACGGAGGAACTTACCAAGACAAAATCGAAACTGGGGCTATTTCCTGGCCGAATGGAACTCGGAGCGTTGTTCATTCCGTTGGGGACAACCAACGGGACGACCAATGCGGTGGTCTTTGGGATGGGGTTGATGAACGGCAGGGATTCGGAACTAAACGTTGTTCGTAAGCTTCCGGCATCTTTCACGCATCATGATATGGACGCGCCGCCCTGGTGGTATTTCCATAAACGGCCGTCGATTTACATCGACGGATTTGCCGCCAAAGGGCACCGTGCGCTGATGCAGTTCACGTTGGTCCCTGAAAACGGTCCAAAGTTCTATCGCGACAACGAAGACAACTTTCGAGATGTCTATGCGTATCTGTCCTCGTTGCGGCCTCCAAAGTACACCGGATCGATTGATCAGCGCTTGGCAGAGCAGGGCAGGGCAGTGTTCAATTCGAACTGTGCCGAATGTCATGGCACATACGGGAAGGATTGGACTTACCCCAATCGTTGTGTCCCGATTGACGAAGTCCAAACGGACCCCGTGCGACTGAAAGCTCTGACTGTCGAAGGTCGTCGGCGTTATGCGCAAAGCTGGTTCGCCCATGCGGGTGAGCCAGAGCAGCATGAAACCGTGCTTTCGCCCGTTGGGTATGTCGCCCCGCCACTGGACGGAATTTGGGCCAGTGCACCGTATCTGCACAATGGAAGTGTACCGACGCTTTGGCATCTGTTGCATCCAAAGGAACGCCCCGGGGTATGGCGGCCAGCATCCGAAGCACTGGATTCGGAGCGAGTTGGCTTGACGGTCGAGATTGTCGACGGGGTACCAGGCGACTTGGACGATCCGGTTCGGCGACGTAGCTATTTTGACACGAGCGTGTTCGGCAAGAGCGGCAAAGGGCACAATTACCCGGATCTGTTGACCGAAGAAGAAAAACGTGCGGTCTTGGAGTACTTGAAAACGCTGTAG
- the thrC gene encoding threonine synthase, with translation MIQSAKEPSSIKTDLAFQRCINPECGATYDAGQLHTSCPKCGNLLDVAYEWDRLEVPKDLREFEARWSERTNPVRFSGVWRFHELLPFAPQSEIVTVGEGQTLLQQTDAVGGFVGMDSGKLHLQYEGMNPSGSFKDNGMCAAITHAKLLGAKRAACASTGNTSASLALYCSATRLMKAIIFIGSGKISYGKLSQALDYGALTVQIAGDFDDAMIRVRQVAQELGIYLVNSVNPFRLEGQKTIMFRVLEALRWEIPDWIVVPGGNLGNSSAFGKAFMELKELGLIDRVPRLAIINAAGADTLYELHERRGVRWNGGHVNLDPIREYMDYMDQNGIKADTLASAIEINRPVNLKKCLRALEYCDGVVRQVSDQEILDAKAMVGAGGFGCEPASAASVAGAKVLRREGVIAPSDRVVCILTGHELKDPTATVAYHTTDQEVFNNTLGSRGVSKASFANKAIAVPNELDDIIKAIQLYA, from the coding sequence ATGATTCAGTCCGCAAAAGAACCGTCGTCGATCAAGACCGATTTGGCATTCCAACGTTGCATCAACCCAGAATGTGGTGCGACTTACGATGCGGGCCAATTGCACACGTCCTGTCCCAAATGTGGCAACCTGCTGGATGTTGCCTACGAATGGGATCGACTGGAAGTTCCCAAAGACCTTCGCGAGTTCGAAGCACGCTGGTCTGAACGAACCAATCCGGTTCGTTTTTCGGGAGTCTGGCGCTTTCACGAACTTCTGCCGTTCGCCCCACAAAGCGAAATCGTCACGGTCGGTGAAGGACAAACGCTGCTGCAACAAACCGATGCCGTCGGCGGATTCGTCGGTATGGATTCGGGCAAACTGCACCTTCAGTACGAAGGCATGAACCCGTCGGGCAGTTTTAAAGACAACGGCATGTGTGCCGCGATCACCCATGCGAAACTGCTGGGTGCCAAACGAGCCGCCTGTGCTAGCACCGGCAACACATCCGCGTCGCTCGCGTTGTACTGCAGCGCGACCCGCTTGATGAAGGCGATCATCTTTATCGGCAGCGGCAAAATCTCGTACGGCAAATTGAGCCAGGCGCTCGACTACGGCGCATTGACGGTGCAGATCGCTGGTGACTTTGATGACGCAATGATCCGGGTCCGCCAAGTCGCTCAAGAGCTGGGCATCTACTTGGTCAATTCGGTCAATCCGTTCCGCCTTGAAGGCCAAAAGACGATCATGTTTCGCGTCCTCGAAGCACTGCGTTGGGAGATCCCCGACTGGATCGTCGTTCCCGGAGGAAACCTGGGTAACAGCAGCGCCTTCGGCAAAGCATTCATGGAACTGAAAGAACTCGGTCTGATCGACCGTGTCCCTCGCCTAGCGATCATCAATGCTGCCGGAGCCGACACGCTGTATGAGCTGCACGAGCGACGAGGCGTCCGCTGGAATGGTGGCCATGTGAACTTGGATCCCATCCGTGAATACATGGATTACATGGACCAAAACGGCATCAAAGCAGACACGCTGGCGAGTGCCATCGAAATCAATCGCCCGGTTAACCTGAAAAAGTGTTTGCGTGCCCTTGAGTACTGCGACGGCGTCGTCCGCCAAGTTAGCGACCAAGAAATCTTGGACGCGAAAGCAATGGTGGGCGCCGGTGGCTTCGGTTGCGAACCCGCTTCGGCTGCCAGTGTCGCTGGTGCCAAGGTCCTGCGACGCGAAGGTGTAATCGCACCATCGGACCGCGTCGTCTGCATTCTTACCGGCCACGAGCTGAAAGACCCGACCGCAACGGTGGCCTACCACACCACCGACCAAGAAGTCTTTAACAACACCTTGGGAAGCCGTGGTGTTAGCAAAGCATCGTTCGCCAACAAAGCGATCGCGGTTCCAAACGAACTCGATGACATCATCAAAGCGATCCAACTGTACGCATAG
- a CDS encoding MFS transporter, which yields MIKRSTHLFNPGFIGLIVAQFFGAMNDNILKVILTFMVINGAWSGQLGQGGQGVVSICFTVPFMLLSGFAGQIADRFSKQQVTMWVKIAEIPIAAVAGLGFYLQNLPLTLFALTALTCQSSFFGPAKYGMIPELVSDRHLSRANGAINMMTNVAVIAGTLIAGIASDHYATKDDTPGILWLPGALLVATAILGWIASYLIPRLDAGDKNLKIKLNPFSTYIASIREMAQTRLLMVMMAWGYFYMLAGLALFIVPEYTEVLHINHTEASVLMGVLGIAIGLGCAVAGLLSGDQIRPRLTLFGAIGLVLFFFLLAAVPPWMPDTKPLVRVALSNVSLLILLAGFSAGFYIVPLQALLQKLSPDDERGQFLGTANAVSFAFMTVAGVLYPVIRPGFGDAPQRIFFICSGLMLVGAAFFTYRLRGTGILVNTSESQA from the coding sequence GTGATAAAACGATCCACACATTTATTTAACCCTGGCTTCATCGGCCTGATCGTCGCCCAATTCTTTGGCGCGATGAACGATAATATCCTGAAGGTGATTTTGACCTTCATGGTCATCAACGGGGCCTGGAGTGGACAACTCGGCCAAGGCGGCCAGGGTGTCGTCAGCATCTGCTTCACAGTGCCATTCATGCTGCTGTCTGGGTTCGCCGGTCAGATCGCCGACCGCTTTTCAAAACAGCAAGTGACGATGTGGGTCAAAATCGCGGAGATCCCCATCGCCGCCGTGGCAGGACTGGGATTCTATCTCCAAAACCTACCGCTCACCTTGTTCGCGTTGACCGCCTTGACCTGCCAAAGTTCGTTCTTTGGTCCCGCGAAGTACGGCATGATTCCCGAACTGGTTTCCGACCGTCACCTCAGCCGTGCAAACGGTGCGATTAACATGATGACGAACGTCGCGGTGATTGCGGGCACACTGATCGCGGGCATCGCTAGCGATCACTATGCAACCAAGGACGACACCCCTGGAATCCTGTGGCTTCCGGGAGCCTTGCTGGTCGCGACTGCCATACTGGGGTGGATCGCAAGTTACTTGATTCCACGTCTAGATGCAGGCGACAAGAACTTGAAGATCAAGCTAAACCCGTTCAGCACCTACATCGCGTCCATTCGCGAAATGGCTCAGACCCGATTGCTGATGGTCATGATGGCTTGGGGCTACTTTTATATGCTTGCCGGATTGGCGTTATTCATCGTTCCCGAATACACCGAAGTGCTACACATCAATCACACCGAAGCGAGTGTGCTGATGGGAGTCCTGGGGATCGCGATCGGACTTGGCTGTGCCGTTGCTGGATTATTGTCGGGCGACCAAATCCGTCCTCGGCTGACCCTGTTTGGGGCAATTGGTTTGGTACTGTTTTTCTTCCTGTTGGCAGCCGTCCCCCCGTGGATGCCTGACACGAAACCGCTCGTCCGTGTCGCACTTAGCAACGTTTCACTGCTAATCCTGCTGGCAGGGTTTTCCGCAGGATTCTACATCGTGCCGCTGCAAGCATTGCTGCAGAAGCTTTCACCAGATGATGAACGGGGTCAGTTTCTGGGAACCGCCAATGCAGTCTCGTTCGCCTTCATGACGGTTGCGGGAGTTCTGTACCCCGTGATCCGCCCAGGATTTGGCGACGCACCGCAGCGAATCTTCTTCATCTGCAGTGGTTTGATGCTGGTCGGAGCCGCCTTCTTCACTTATCGGCTCAGGGGCACCGGCATCCTGGTAAACACCAGCGAATCGCAAGCCTAG
- the dapB gene encoding 4-hydroxy-tetrahydrodipicolinate reductase: MSDLLRIAVHGAAGRMGRRVVALAAADESIEIVAAIEHDQHSLLGTDAGEIAGIGNIDVPLSSKWPTDVDVVIDFSLPQAIDRCIDKCIAHETSLVVATTGMTDEQIERLRDAAEKIPVVWAPSMSLAVNLSMKVAQQITEKLLNVPGGLDVEIIERHHRFKADAPSGTALKFGDMIAEKMGDDTKHVHGREGHTGQRTRNEIGYHAVRVGDNPGEHTIVFGMLGERIELNVAASNRDCYAGGSVAAAKWLNGKTAGMYDMFDVLEM, encoded by the coding sequence ATGTCAGATCTACTACGAATTGCCGTTCACGGCGCAGCCGGCCGAATGGGCCGCCGAGTCGTTGCCCTCGCCGCGGCTGATGAGTCGATCGAAATCGTTGCCGCGATTGAACACGACCAACATTCATTGCTGGGCACAGACGCCGGAGAAATCGCCGGCATCGGAAACATCGACGTTCCGTTGTCATCGAAATGGCCTACTGACGTTGACGTCGTGATTGACTTTTCGCTGCCGCAGGCGATCGATCGCTGTATCGATAAGTGCATTGCTCACGAAACATCGCTGGTCGTCGCGACAACAGGAATGACCGACGAACAGATCGAGCGGCTTCGTGATGCCGCCGAAAAAATCCCAGTCGTCTGGGCACCGAGCATGTCTCTGGCGGTCAATCTTTCGATGAAAGTCGCGCAGCAAATCACCGAAAAACTGCTGAATGTCCCCGGTGGACTGGATGTCGAAATCATCGAGCGTCATCACCGCTTCAAAGCCGATGCGCCAAGCGGAACCGCTTTGAAGTTCGGCGACATGATCGCCGAGAAAATGGGTGACGACACAAAGCACGTCCACGGACGCGAAGGCCACACCGGGCAACGTACGCGAAACGAAATCGGCTACCACGCTGTTCGTGTCGGCGACAACCCGGGCGAACACACGATCGTGTTCGGCATGCTTGGCGAACGCATCGAACTAAACGTCGCCGCCAGTAATCGCGACTGCTACGCCGGCGGCTCTGTCGCAGCGGCAAAATGGCTGAACGGGAAAACCGCTGGCATGTACGACATGTTTGACGTTCTAGAAATGTAG
- the thiC gene encoding phosphomethylpyrimidine synthase ThiC encodes MSKTQILAARAGEITPEMERCAQREDLAVEIIRDEVAAGRMVIPANKVHAAGALDPMCIGVAAKCKINANIGNSAVTSNIDEELEKLHTAVHYGADTVMDLSTGKNIDEIRKQIIGKSPVPIGTVPIYQMLEELGGNIEDMNAQHFLDMVEHQAKQGVDYMTIHCGVKLEHLHLSVNRVTGIVSRGGSLIAKWMMAHNKQNPLYDAFDDLCDIMREYDVTWSLGDGLRPGSIADASDDAQFAELEVLGELTKRGKENGTQVMVEGPGHVPMHQIQMNMEKQAELCDGAPFYVLGPLVTDIAPGYDHITSAIGAAMAGWHGAAMLCYVTPKEHLGLPNEEDVKQGVIAYKISAHAADVARGRKGAQDRDDALSKARFEFDWNEQFRLSLDPETAQRYHDETLPQDTFKSAHFCSMCGPKYCSMKITEDIRKMAKEKQVVSLDAKQS; translated from the coding sequence ATGAGCAAAACACAAATTCTGGCAGCGCGTGCTGGTGAAATTACCCCCGAGATGGAACGTTGCGCGCAGCGTGAGGATTTGGCCGTCGAAATCATCCGCGATGAAGTCGCTGCGGGACGAATGGTCATCCCTGCAAACAAGGTGCACGCCGCAGGTGCTCTGGATCCGATGTGCATCGGCGTCGCCGCAAAATGCAAAATCAACGCCAACATCGGTAACAGTGCCGTTACCAGCAACATCGACGAAGAGCTGGAAAAACTGCACACCGCGGTTCACTACGGTGCCGACACCGTGATGGACCTTTCGACCGGTAAAAACATCGATGAGATCCGCAAGCAGATCATCGGAAAAAGCCCAGTGCCGATCGGGACGGTTCCGATTTATCAAATGCTTGAAGAGCTTGGCGGCAACATCGAAGACATGAACGCCCAGCACTTCTTGGACATGGTCGAACACCAAGCCAAGCAAGGTGTTGATTACATGACCATTCACTGCGGTGTCAAACTGGAGCACTTGCACCTTTCGGTCAATCGTGTCACCGGTATCGTCAGTCGCGGTGGTTCGCTGATCGCGAAGTGGATGATGGCTCACAACAAGCAGAACCCACTTTACGACGCCTTTGATGACTTGTGCGACATCATGCGTGAATACGATGTCACTTGGTCGTTGGGCGATGGGTTGCGTCCAGGTTCGATCGCTGACGCTTCTGATGACGCTCAATTCGCCGAATTGGAAGTGTTGGGTGAATTGACCAAACGCGGTAAAGAAAACGGCACGCAAGTAATGGTCGAAGGACCAGGCCACGTTCCGATGCACCAGATTCAAATGAATATGGAAAAGCAGGCGGAACTGTGCGACGGCGCTCCGTTCTACGTCCTCGGTCCACTCGTGACCGACATCGCACCCGGATACGACCACATCACCAGTGCGATCGGTGCCGCGATGGCAGGATGGCACGGCGCGGCAATGTTGTGCTACGTCACACCGAAAGAGCACCTGGGCTTGCCCAACGAAGAGGATGTCAAGCAGGGCGTCATCGCCTACAAAATCTCTGCCCACGCGGCGGACGTTGCACGCGGACGCAAGGGGGCTCAAGACCGCGATGATGCGTTGAGCAAAGCTCGCTTTGAATTCGACTGGAATGAGCAGTTCCGTTTGTCGCTCGACCCGGAAACTGCACAGCGTTACCACGATGAAACGCTGCCGCAGGACACCTTCAAGAGCGCCCACTTCTGCAGCATGTGCGGACCGAAATACTGCTCGATGAAGATCACCGAGGACATCCGCAAGATGGCAAAAGAAAAGCAGGTTGTTTCACTGGACGCAAAGCAGTCCTAG
- a CDS encoding signal peptidase II, with translation MPDQPESAEATASEHNDGSPRPTNGAQLPVPIAGRAVLFAILAIVGGATDLLSKQWIFNWRGLPGERDIWWVWEPFFGIETAVNIGAVFGIGAGQGTLFALASVLAAAGIIVWLFVFKAAESLWLTVALGLVGGGIIGNLYDRMGMWWDPAYPDAWRSGVRDWILWRINARLTWPNFNIADSLLVVGACMLLYQSFFMQPVPDSESTQKSDVTPVSDQ, from the coding sequence ATGCCGGACCAACCTGAATCCGCCGAAGCCACCGCCAGCGAGCACAATGACGGGAGTCCACGACCCACTAATGGTGCCCAGCTACCCGTTCCGATCGCTGGCAGGGCTGTTCTTTTCGCGATTCTTGCAATTGTCGGTGGAGCGACCGATTTGCTGAGCAAGCAATGGATTTTTAATTGGCGTGGATTGCCTGGCGAGAGGGACATTTGGTGGGTTTGGGAGCCGTTTTTTGGAATTGAGACCGCGGTCAACATCGGCGCGGTGTTTGGGATCGGTGCAGGGCAGGGCACCCTGTTCGCCCTCGCGTCCGTTTTGGCAGCAGCCGGCATCATCGTCTGGCTGTTCGTCTTTAAGGCGGCCGAGTCCCTGTGGCTGACCGTCGCACTTGGTCTGGTCGGTGGTGGGATTATTGGGAATCTTTACGACAGGATGGGAATGTGGTGGGATCCGGCTTATCCCGATGCGTGGCGAAGTGGAGTGCGTGACTGGATCCTCTGGCGAATCAATGCGCGTCTGACTTGGCCAAACTTCAATATCGCCGACTCGTTGCTTGTTGTCGGTGCATGCATGCTGCTTTATCAGAGCTTCTTCATGCAGCCAGTCCCGGATTCGGAATCGACACAGAAGTCGGATGTTACGCCAGTCAGCGACCAGTAG
- the hisN gene encoding histidinol-phosphatase yields the protein MNDSSRKPTAPDQWNEFEGGRLSAMIEIAKAAGDHTLKYFQNDQLQVDAKKDDSPVTIADREAEQLARQLIAEQFPEDTVQGEEFAESEGDSAYRWVIDPIDGTKSFVCGVPLYSTLLAIEKDEQPIAGVILIPALGEVVVASNGLGCWHRRGEGGWKRAAVSQKLSLSEAVFLSSQVDSFDERGAEDRYKTLEKQCWITRTWGDGYGYLLVATGRADVMVDPICNAWDVAAIMPVIVEAGGRFTDWKGNATVRGGDGVGTNGLLHDAVMDALQ from the coding sequence ATGAACGATTCCAGCCGTAAGCCAACCGCTCCTGACCAATGGAATGAATTTGAAGGTGGCCGCCTCTCGGCGATGATCGAGATTGCCAAAGCGGCTGGCGATCATACGTTGAAGTATTTCCAAAACGATCAGCTGCAGGTTGACGCCAAGAAAGACGACTCGCCAGTCACCATCGCCGATCGGGAAGCAGAACAATTGGCTCGTCAGTTGATCGCCGAGCAGTTTCCCGAAGACACGGTGCAAGGCGAGGAGTTTGCCGAAAGTGAAGGCGATTCGGCGTATCGTTGGGTCATCGATCCGATCGATGGAACCAAGTCGTTTGTTTGTGGTGTGCCGCTTTATTCGACGCTTTTGGCAATTGAGAAAGACGAGCAGCCAATCGCGGGTGTCATCCTAATCCCAGCGTTGGGCGAAGTGGTTGTCGCATCCAACGGGCTGGGATGCTGGCACCGACGCGGCGAGGGCGGTTGGAAACGAGCAGCCGTTTCTCAGAAGCTATCGCTTTCTGAAGCCGTGTTCCTATCCAGCCAAGTCGATTCGTTTGACGAACGAGGGGCCGAAGATCGCTACAAAACACTGGAAAAACAGTGCTGGATCACACGTACCTGGGGGGATGGATACGGATATCTATTGGTTGCGACCGGGCGTGCCGATGTGATGGTCGATCCCATTTGCAACGCATGGGATGTCGCCGCGATCATGCCCGTGATCGTGGAAGCGGGAGGCCGTTTCACCGATTGGAAAGGCAATGCCACGGTTCGCGGGGGCGACGGTGTGGGGACAAACGGCCTGCTGCATGACGCCGTGATGGATGCGCTGCAATAG